The Ralstonia pickettii genome has a segment encoding these proteins:
- a CDS encoding tyrosine-type recombinase/integrase gives MDKGFVGKPPVFARKVRLPPIGETGMSPDIAEREMMDMTEAAYLAADSLQSYITGLYRAAGLGTGFSSHSGRRTFASRLLAQGHSIETVQLLLGHAELDHVAPYLQVSRQDLYEACAGLDAMLVP, from the coding sequence ATGGATAAAGGCTTTGTTGGGAAACCGCCAGTTTTTGCACGAAAAGTACGACTACCCCCTATTGGGGAAACCGGCATGTCGCCGGATATTGCGGAGAGAGAAATGATGGATATGACAGAGGCGGCCTATCTGGCGGCCGATAGCCTGCAGAGCTACATCACTGGGCTCTATCGCGCTGCAGGTCTTGGGACAGGCTTCAGTAGTCATTCGGGCCGGCGAACGTTCGCCAGTCGCCTACTCGCGCAGGGGCATTCCATCGAGACCGTTCAACTGCTGCTTGGCCACGCGGAGCTTGACCATGTCGCGCCGTATCTGCAGGTGTCGCGTCAGGACCTTTACGAGGCGTGTGCTGGCTTGGATGCCATGCTCGTCCCCTGA